One segment of Marinobacter sediminum DNA contains the following:
- a CDS encoding 23S rRNA (adenine(2030)-N(6))-methyltransferase RlmJ, giving the protein MLSYLHAFHAGNFADVQKHAALTLTLSMMQAKASGIACFDTHAGSAIYDLDSERAKKTGEADTGVQRLWNVRGQVRSGDWQPLLKVLSELNAGEGELTVYPGSPVWFRDFLRDDDSLTTFELHPAEGDQLAGWASAQRVRVMREDGLKGLLKQLPPRQPRLLVLVDPSYEIKSDYADVASTLQKAWQKCRHGVYLIWYPILSSGLQQDLKDAVQNSSVRKVLCSEVHLNNPPSRGMTGSGMLLVNPPWGFDERLSAMMEDISGSDGLDVRHQLDWLVPE; this is encoded by the coding sequence ATGCTGAGTTATCTGCATGCTTTCCATGCCGGCAATTTTGCCGATGTCCAGAAACACGCCGCCCTCACTCTCACGCTGTCCATGATGCAGGCCAAGGCGTCCGGTATCGCCTGTTTTGATACCCATGCGGGTAGCGCGATTTATGATCTGGACAGTGAACGGGCGAAGAAAACGGGTGAAGCCGATACGGGCGTCCAGAGACTGTGGAATGTTAGGGGGCAGGTGCGCTCCGGGGACTGGCAGCCTTTGCTGAAAGTGTTGTCAGAACTGAATGCCGGAGAAGGAGAACTGACGGTCTATCCTGGCTCGCCGGTCTGGTTTCGCGACTTCCTCAGGGACGATGATTCTCTGACAACTTTTGAACTGCATCCCGCAGAGGGTGATCAGCTTGCAGGCTGGGCCTCAGCGCAGCGCGTGCGTGTTATGAGGGAAGACGGTCTCAAGGGGTTGCTGAAACAGCTGCCACCGAGGCAGCCGCGGCTGCTGGTGCTGGTTGATCCCTCGTATGAGATCAAGTCCGATTACGCCGATGTGGCCTCAACGTTGCAAAAGGCATGGCAAAAGTGCCGCCATGGCGTCTATCTTATTTGGTATCCGATACTTTCCAGTGGCCTGCAGCAGGATTTGAAAGATGCTGTCCAGAACAGCTCTGTGCGCAAGGTGCTGTGCAGTGAGGTCCACCTGAACAACCCTCCGTCAAGGGGGATGACCGGCTCTGGCATGCTGTTGGTGAATCCCCCCTGGGGATTTGATGAGCGGCTATCCGCTATGATGGAAGATATTTCCGGCAGCGATGGCCTGGATGTGCGACACCAGCTTGATTGGCTGGTGCCGGAGTAA
- a CDS encoding crotonase/enoyl-CoA hydratase family protein, producing the protein MTLVKVEKQGHILLIGLNRPDKMNAMNRAMYHEIAAAYYQLEHDPELRVGLLYAEGDHFTSGLQLDDWAEVFADGSGIEPRDGELDPFYVTGDALSKPVVFAAQGICFTCGVEMMLNTDIRVAAKGTRFAQLEVKRGIFACGGATIRLPREIGWGNAQRYLLTGDEWTADQAYQWGLIQELVEPGEQYTVALAIAEKIARAAPLGVRGSLKSSKLSVTDGQETAKQRLFPDLKPVMASDDVKEGIKSFLERRDAVFRGR; encoded by the coding sequence ATGACTCTGGTCAAGGTTGAAAAGCAGGGTCACATCCTGCTGATCGGCCTCAATCGGCCGGATAAGATGAATGCCATGAACCGGGCGATGTACCACGAAATTGCGGCGGCCTATTACCAGCTCGAACATGACCCGGAATTGAGGGTTGGCCTGCTGTACGCTGAAGGAGACCACTTCACCAGTGGCCTGCAGTTGGATGACTGGGCAGAAGTCTTCGCTGATGGTTCCGGCATCGAGCCGCGCGACGGCGAGCTCGACCCGTTTTACGTCACCGGCGATGCGCTGAGCAAACCGGTGGTTTTTGCTGCTCAGGGCATCTGCTTCACCTGTGGCGTGGAAATGATGCTTAACACCGATATCCGGGTCGCTGCCAAGGGGACCCGTTTCGCCCAGCTGGAAGTCAAACGGGGCATTTTTGCCTGTGGTGGTGCCACTATCCGGCTGCCACGGGAGATCGGCTGGGGCAACGCCCAGCGTTATTTGCTGACTGGCGACGAGTGGACCGCCGATCAGGCCTACCAGTGGGGATTGATCCAGGAGCTCGTTGAGCCGGGTGAGCAGTACACCGTTGCGCTGGCTATTGCGGAAAAAATTGCGAGGGCAGCGCCACTGGGTGTTCGCGGCAGCCTGAAGTCTTCAAAGCTCTCGGTCACTGACGGCCAGGAAACCGCGAAGCAGCGTCTGTTCCCGGACCTGAAGCCCGTGATGGCGAGTGACGATGTAAAAGAAGGCATCAAATCGTTCCTCGAACGACGGGATGCGGTATTCAGGGGGCGTTAA
- a CDS encoding PhoX family protein: MAKHDLDPNYLDPNYEPIVNHSDNSPFHEVLAARLQRRTLMKGSVGAALASIMGVGFAGCGSDGDNGTTSANAAATDLGFKAVPTSNANEVVVPEGYSSQAFLPWGTPITGSYPEFQEDASNSGAEQEQQVGMHHDGMHFFPIDQKAGGKSSTEGLLVMNHEYINQGALHTHGPTNAVDNGGVRPADEVRKEIAAHGVSVVHIKRDGGGTWDIVFGSPFNRRITGNTEMDIRGPVRGYEKLFTRYSPDGTKTRGTLNNCSMGPTPWGTYLAAEENWHGYFANGANSQPREQTRHGVGSSSRYDWELAEGSADQYIRFDITPSGGAATGDYRNEANTYGYMVEIDPFTPESKPQKRTALGRFGHEGVIFAPVKEGEPVVCYSGDDSRFEYIYKFVSSKPYYAATAGGYLLDEGTLYVARFNEDGSGDWLPLSLNDAGFAAKVQAVEGTLVGEVQFDGFANQADVLLNSRLAADIAGATTMDRPEWGAVDPNSGDVYFTLTNNSNRGKDGYDGINAANPNEINRTGHIIRWAEESNDHAAVTFNWDIFVFAGEQGTETVVNGEVLVTLDDDNIFNSPDGLWFDYNGRLWIQTDGSDAAPYQNNMMLAANPVTREIKRFFVGPQGCEVTGVSSTPDVRTMFVNIQHPEADWPFGTEGSHPRDATVIVTRVDGGVVGV, translated from the coding sequence ATGGCCAAGCACGACCTCGATCCGAATTACCTGGATCCCAACTACGAGCCGATAGTAAATCATTCCGACAACAGCCCTTTTCATGAAGTTCTGGCTGCACGCCTGCAGCGCCGTACGTTGATGAAAGGCAGTGTCGGCGCAGCACTGGCCAGCATCATGGGTGTTGGTTTCGCCGGTTGTGGCAGTGATGGCGACAACGGCACGACTAGCGCTAATGCAGCGGCAACTGACCTTGGCTTCAAGGCAGTCCCGACCTCCAACGCCAATGAGGTGGTTGTTCCCGAAGGCTACTCCTCTCAGGCATTCCTGCCATGGGGTACGCCAATCACTGGGTCCTACCCGGAATTCCAGGAGGATGCCTCCAACTCCGGTGCCGAGCAGGAGCAGCAGGTTGGCATGCACCACGACGGTATGCATTTCTTCCCGATTGACCAGAAGGCCGGTGGCAAAAGTTCCACCGAAGGATTGCTGGTGATGAACCACGAGTACATCAATCAGGGCGCTTTGCACACCCATGGACCTACCAACGCAGTGGACAATGGCGGCGTTCGTCCGGCCGATGAAGTTCGCAAGGAAATTGCGGCCCACGGTGTTTCCGTTGTGCATATCAAACGCGACGGGGGTGGGACCTGGGACATCGTGTTTGGTAGCCCGTTTAACCGCCGTATTACCGGTAATACAGAGATGGATATTCGTGGACCGGTTCGCGGTTACGAAAAGCTGTTCACCAGGTATAGCCCGGACGGCACAAAAACCCGCGGCACTCTGAACAACTGTTCCATGGGGCCAACACCCTGGGGTACCTATCTGGCCGCCGAAGAGAACTGGCACGGTTACTTTGCTAACGGTGCGAACTCCCAGCCGCGCGAGCAAACGCGCCACGGCGTGGGAAGCTCGAGTCGATACGACTGGGAACTGGCCGAAGGCTCCGCTGATCAGTACATACGTTTTGACATAACCCCGAGTGGTGGTGCCGCGACCGGGGATTATCGTAACGAGGCCAATACCTACGGCTACATGGTAGAGATCGATCCGTTCACCCCTGAGAGCAAACCCCAGAAGCGCACTGCCCTGGGCCGCTTTGGGCACGAAGGCGTGATCTTTGCGCCGGTGAAGGAAGGTGAGCCTGTTGTGTGCTATTCCGGTGATGACTCCCGTTTCGAGTATATCTACAAGTTTGTTTCATCCAAGCCGTATTACGCGGCTACTGCCGGTGGCTATTTGCTGGATGAAGGTACCCTGTACGTCGCACGCTTTAATGAAGACGGTTCCGGTGACTGGTTGCCGCTTTCGCTTAATGATGCAGGCTTCGCTGCGAAGGTTCAGGCGGTTGAGGGCACCCTGGTCGGCGAAGTTCAGTTTGATGGTTTCGCGAATCAGGCAGACGTGCTGCTGAACAGTCGTCTGGCGGCCGATATCGCGGGTGCAACTACCATGGACCGTCCGGAATGGGGTGCGGTTGACCCAAACAGTGGCGATGTGTATTTCACACTGACCAACAACTCCAACCGGGGTAAAGACGGTTATGATGGCATTAACGCCGCTAACCCGAACGAAATCAACCGTACCGGCCATATAATCCGCTGGGCTGAAGAAAGCAACGACCACGCTGCCGTGACGTTTAACTGGGATATTTTTGTCTTTGCTGGAGAGCAGGGCACTGAAACCGTTGTTAACGGTGAAGTCCTGGTCACCCTTGACGACGACAATATCTTCAACAGTCCGGATGGCCTGTGGTTCGATTACAATGGGCGACTTTGGATCCAGACCGATGGCTCTGATGCCGCGCCATACCAGAACAACATGATGCTGGCGGCAAACCCTGTTACGCGTGAGATCAAGAGGTTCTTCGTTGGACCACAGGGTTGCGAGGTAACCGGTGTATCAAGCACCCCGGACGTCAGAACCATGTTCGTGAACATCCAGCATCCGGAGGCGGACTGGCCGTTCGGTACCGAGGGCAGTCATCCACGCGATGCGACAGTGATTGTCACCCGAGTTGATGGGGGTGTCGTCGGCGTCTGA
- a CDS encoding MFS transporter: MPKQNKDTIDQLYGLIANEEDARVCKDIPEEACREVPRNFFLILASNVLTKLGDLLISPKTVLAWLMSAVGAPALVAWLVPIRESGSLVPQMVIAAWVRRKPVRKWFWTLGSFGQAASVAAIAGSVWFFEGYAAGSGIVAALIVFSLARGFCSVSMKDVQGKCIPKTRRGRLGGLASTIGGTATVVLTALLFWERGDPTIAFYTVLLLLAGILWVIAGLLFAGVQEYEGETGGGGNAINEAFRSLSLLRDDVPFRNFVITRALLLCSALASPYFVVLAQKETDTGWMLGIFLLASSLASSLSASFWGWAADTSSRRVMIRGAAMASGVCLIVGFTALSVGTDIGSVWFYPIAFFVLSIAHAGVRLGRKTYLVDMAGGNKRTDYTAVSNTVIGILLLITGGLTAIISMISEVAVIIVLGLMGLAGMFSAVRLKEVTTDE; encoded by the coding sequence TTGCCCAAGCAGAACAAAGACACCATCGACCAGCTCTATGGCCTCATTGCCAATGAAGAGGACGCCCGGGTCTGCAAGGACATCCCCGAGGAAGCCTGCCGGGAGGTCCCCCGGAATTTTTTCCTGATTCTGGCCAGCAACGTCCTTACCAAGCTCGGCGACCTGTTGATCAGCCCGAAAACAGTGCTCGCCTGGCTGATGAGCGCGGTTGGCGCCCCGGCCCTCGTCGCCTGGCTGGTTCCGATCCGGGAGTCCGGTTCCCTCGTCCCGCAGATGGTCATTGCGGCCTGGGTGCGCCGCAAACCTGTCCGAAAATGGTTCTGGACCCTTGGAAGTTTTGGGCAGGCGGCCAGTGTTGCAGCTATTGCGGGGAGCGTCTGGTTTTTTGAGGGGTACGCCGCCGGCTCCGGAATCGTTGCCGCCCTCATCGTGTTTTCGCTGGCCCGGGGATTCTGTTCGGTATCCATGAAAGATGTTCAGGGCAAGTGCATTCCCAAAACCCGCCGGGGAAGGCTTGGGGGGCTTGCATCCACGATCGGCGGCACGGCAACCGTTGTTCTGACCGCCCTGTTGTTCTGGGAAAGGGGCGACCCGACGATCGCCTTTTACACCGTACTTCTGCTTTTAGCCGGTATCCTTTGGGTCATTGCAGGCTTGCTGTTTGCCGGGGTACAGGAATACGAGGGCGAAACCGGCGGCGGCGGCAATGCCATCAACGAGGCGTTCCGCAGTCTGTCCCTGCTCCGTGACGATGTCCCCTTCAGAAATTTCGTGATCACCCGGGCCTTGCTTCTCTGCTCGGCCCTGGCGTCGCCCTATTTTGTGGTTCTTGCTCAGAAAGAGACTGATACTGGCTGGATGCTAGGCATTTTCCTGCTGGCCAGCAGTCTAGCCAGTTCTCTCAGCGCCAGCTTTTGGGGCTGGGCCGCGGACACATCCAGTCGCAGGGTCATGATACGTGGTGCTGCCATGGCCAGCGGTGTGTGCCTGATCGTCGGTTTTACAGCACTTTCTGTCGGGACGGACATCGGCAGCGTCTGGTTCTATCCAATTGCATTTTTCGTTCTGAGCATCGCTCATGCCGGAGTAAGACTGGGCCGCAAAACCTATCTGGTGGATATGGCGGGCGGTAACAAACGTACTGATTACACTGCCGTGAGCAACACGGTCATCGGAATTTTACTGCTCATTACCGGAGGCCTGACCGCCATCATATCCATGATATCGGAGGTGGCGGTTATCATCGTTCTGGGACTGATGGGTCTGGCAGGGATGTTCAGTGCCGTGCGTCTGAAAGAGGTGACCACGGACGAGTAG
- a CDS encoding methyl-accepting chemotaxis protein: MALLDRAAIFWGLAIAVIVAIACVLVAPMLGLEPASLLIGLIVGLVVAGGFLVFRVLEPVEQGIKSLNDGSLADDHPLQKQCAGLLSDARAGRALVQTLSGSADQNAISAAQVSFSADQLKLRLDRQVQETAQMADYAGQITETVRESSGQATEAATMAHQASVTSAEGRQALLDAIESVRLVHQQSGENLKLIQELNEKSNKIQGVTTTIQGIAEQTNLLALNAAIEAARAGDQGRGFAVVADEVRQLAGRTAQATGEVAETLQEIRSDTTLIVSRIEDLAQSVEEGLNSVENVGERLDQIRDQSDRVQQQVERIAEIDQNNEQSLEQVFSAIETVRDQISESDTSVASLAEQAATLMELAEKANASFALNSDASYHRFFYDQAKSGAEQIGALFENAIQEGKLSESAMFDKKRDPIPNTHPPKYTSAFDKFTDQYLPSVQEQVKNSNDALVFAISAAPDGYVPTHNRDFAHAPTGDPKVDLVKSRSKRLFNDRTGIRCGSHSQDMLLQTYRRDTGEIMHDLSVPIYVNGKHWGGFRLGYRPENH; this comes from the coding sequence ATGGCTTTACTCGATCGGGCGGCGATTTTCTGGGGGCTGGCAATTGCAGTCATTGTCGCCATTGCCTGTGTATTGGTGGCGCCTATGTTAGGACTTGAGCCGGCATCTTTACTCATTGGTCTGATAGTGGGGCTCGTGGTTGCAGGAGGGTTCCTTGTTTTTCGGGTGTTGGAGCCTGTCGAACAGGGGATCAAGAGTCTCAACGACGGTTCGCTCGCAGACGATCACCCGCTTCAGAAACAGTGTGCCGGCCTGCTCTCGGATGCCAGGGCAGGCCGTGCCCTTGTCCAGACCCTTTCGGGCAGTGCCGATCAGAATGCAATTTCCGCGGCCCAGGTGTCTTTCTCGGCGGATCAGTTGAAGCTGCGACTTGATCGCCAGGTGCAAGAGACCGCCCAGATGGCGGACTACGCCGGCCAGATTACGGAGACTGTCCGGGAGTCTTCCGGACAGGCAACCGAAGCCGCAACCATGGCGCATCAGGCCAGTGTTACCAGTGCTGAGGGCCGGCAGGCCCTGCTCGATGCCATCGAGAGTGTGCGTCTGGTGCATCAGCAGTCCGGCGAAAACCTCAAGCTGATTCAGGAGCTGAACGAGAAATCCAACAAGATTCAGGGTGTAACTACAACCATTCAGGGTATTGCGGAACAGACCAACCTGCTTGCCCTTAATGCTGCGATAGAGGCAGCGCGTGCTGGCGATCAGGGACGTGGGTTTGCCGTAGTAGCCGACGAAGTACGTCAGCTGGCGGGCAGGACGGCCCAGGCCACCGGTGAAGTTGCCGAAACCCTGCAGGAAATCCGTTCCGATACCACTCTGATTGTCTCCCGGATCGAAGACCTGGCCCAGAGTGTGGAAGAAGGGCTGAACTCCGTGGAAAATGTGGGTGAGCGTCTGGATCAGATCCGGGATCAGTCTGATCGGGTTCAGCAGCAGGTGGAAAGAATCGCGGAAATTGACCAGAACAACGAGCAGAGCCTGGAGCAGGTATTCTCAGCTATCGAAACCGTACGCGACCAGATTTCCGAGAGCGACACCAGTGTCGCCTCCCTCGCCGAACAGGCAGCGACCCTTATGGAGCTGGCGGAAAAGGCCAATGCATCTTTTGCGCTGAACAGTGATGCCAGTTACCACCGTTTTTTTTACGACCAGGCCAAGTCCGGAGCAGAGCAGATCGGGGCCCTGTTCGAAAACGCGATTCAGGAGGGCAAGCTCTCCGAGTCTGCGATGTTTGACAAAAAGCGGGATCCGATACCGAACACTCATCCGCCTAAATATACCAGTGCCTTCGATAAGTTCACCGACCAGTATCTGCCATCTGTTCAGGAGCAGGTGAAGAATTCCAACGATGCGCTGGTTTTTGCTATTAGTGCAGCGCCAGATGGCTATGTGCCCACTCACAATCGGGACTTCGCCCATGCCCCAACCGGCGACCCCAAGGTGGATCTGGTAAAGAGCAGGAGCAAGCGGCTGTTTAACGACCGTACCGGCATCCGTTGTGGAAGCCATAGCCAGGATATGCTCCTGCAAACCTACCGCCGGGATACCGGTGAAATCATGCATGACCTGTCAGTGCCAATCTACGTGAATGGCAAGCATTGGGGTGGTTTCCGTCTCGGTTATCGTCCGGAAAATCACTAA
- a CDS encoding DUF4870 family protein — protein sequence MADPEYIPADSDPLARRSDPARNLAVVVYILQALSFFLGGITGLVGVIINYVKLDDVRNTWIERHFQWQIRTFWIGILWTVIGIVTAPLIIGWFILLGISIWIIYRIVKGALALNEGKAPI from the coding sequence TTGGCCGATCCCGAATACATCCCTGCAGATTCTGATCCTCTGGCTCGCCGTTCGGATCCCGCGCGCAACCTGGCAGTGGTGGTTTATATCCTTCAGGCACTCTCGTTTTTCTTGGGTGGGATTACCGGCCTGGTTGGCGTGATTATCAATTACGTCAAACTGGATGATGTCCGTAACACCTGGATTGAACGGCATTTCCAGTGGCAGATTCGCACCTTCTGGATTGGTATCCTCTGGACGGTGATCGGCATCGTAACCGCGCCCCTCATCATTGGCTGGTTTATCCTGTTGGGCATCTCAATCTGGATTATCTACCGTATTGTCAAAGGCGCCCTGGCGCTTAACGAGGGCAAGGCACCGATCTGA